From one Nitrospiria bacterium genomic stretch:
- the rpmH gene encoding 50S ribosomal protein L34: MSITYRQPSKRRKKKTHGFLTRMKSKGGRRALSRRRSKGRRKLTA, from the coding sequence ATGTCCATCACGTACCGGCAGCCCAGCAAGAGGAGAAAAAAAAAGACGCATGGATTTTTAACCCGCATGAAATCGAAAGGGGGTCGTCGCGCTTTGTCTCGACGCCGGTCGAAAGGAAGAAGAAAGTTAACCGCGTAG
- the dnaA gene encoding chromosomal replication initiator protein DnaA: protein MKPEEIWHQASEKMETRVNKQTHDTWFKPLSIESVEGKEVTLVAPNRFFCEWIREHYYEMLLDEIGRITKIDGLRINLIIKNGEQTPTESPISEKTGRSRRGIQLNAKYTFGGFVVGSCNQFAHAAALAVAESPARAYNPLFLYGGVGLGKTHLLNAIGNFIIEKRPGTRIAYLSSEQFTNEVINSIRYDKMLEFRNKYRGVDTLLMDDIQFIAGKERTQEEFFHTFNALYEAHKQIVLSSDRFPKEIPTIEERLRSRFEWGLIADLQVPDLETRIAILRKKAETEAIDLPDAVAHLLAENIRGNVRELEGALIRVGAFSSLTGQAITLDLAKKILRDSVQVKKILTAEEIQRVVAERFHLRQVDMKSKKRTKTIVQPRQITMYLCRELTSNSFPEIGRHFGGKDHTTVIHACRQIEKRMEADASFKQLVESITRQLQEGQGSA, encoded by the coding sequence ATGAAACCGGAAGAAATCTGGCACCAAGCCAGTGAAAAGATGGAGACCCGTGTCAACAAGCAGACCCATGACACATGGTTCAAACCTCTTTCCATCGAGTCCGTCGAAGGCAAGGAGGTCACGCTCGTCGCACCCAATCGGTTTTTCTGCGAATGGATTAGGGAGCACTACTATGAAATGCTTCTCGACGAAATAGGGCGGATTACGAAGATTGATGGATTAAGAATAAACCTGATCATAAAGAACGGCGAACAAACGCCGACCGAAAGTCCGATATCGGAAAAAACGGGAAGATCCCGAAGAGGAATTCAGCTCAATGCAAAGTACACCTTTGGCGGGTTCGTGGTCGGTTCCTGCAACCAGTTCGCCCATGCCGCGGCCTTGGCCGTGGCGGAATCTCCAGCCAGGGCCTACAACCCATTATTCCTGTATGGCGGTGTAGGGCTGGGAAAGACACACCTGCTGAATGCGATAGGGAATTTTATAATCGAAAAGCGTCCCGGGACGAGGATCGCCTATCTCTCTTCCGAGCAATTCACGAACGAAGTCATCAATTCCATCCGGTACGACAAAATGCTGGAGTTTAGGAACAAATACCGGGGTGTTGATACGTTGCTTATGGATGACATCCAGTTCATCGCGGGAAAAGAACGGACGCAAGAAGAGTTTTTTCACACCTTCAACGCCCTTTACGAAGCCCACAAACAAATTGTCTTGTCGAGCGATCGCTTTCCTAAAGAAATCCCGACGATTGAAGAACGGCTGAGATCTCGTTTTGAATGGGGTTTGATTGCGGATCTTCAAGTCCCGGACCTCGAAACCCGTATCGCCATTCTCCGAAAGAAAGCCGAGACCGAGGCGATCGATCTGCCAGACGCGGTGGCCCATCTGTTGGCCGAAAACATCCGTGGGAACGTCCGTGAATTGGAAGGGGCTCTGATTCGAGTCGGGGCCTTTTCTTCGTTGACGGGACAAGCCATAACGCTGGACTTGGCGAAGAAGATTCTTCGGGATTCGGTGCAAGTAAAGAAAATCCTTACCGCAGAAGAGATTCAAAGAGTCGTCGCGGAACGCTTCCACCTTCGGCAGGTCGATATGAAGTCGAAGAAAAGGACAAAAACGATCGTGCAGCCCAGGCAGATCACCATGTACCTCTGCCGAGAACTGACGTCCAATTCCTTCCCGGAAATCGGGCGACATTTCGGTGGGAAGGATCATACAACGGTTATCCATGCCTGTCGGCAGATCGAGAAACGAATGGAAGCCGACGCGAGTTTTAAACAATTGGTGGAATCCATAACGAGGCAGTTGCAAGAAGGCCAGGGTTCGGCATAA
- the dnaN gene encoding DNA polymerase III subunit beta, whose translation MKLKISRSELLTGFQRVQGVVEKRNTMPILSNMLFEAKGDRVILFATDLEIGIRGTYKAEVSQPGGVTVSARKLYEIIRELPDGMVTISSKEDHAVQIEAGKSEFKVLGLPPQEFPAMPTVESEPLMAVDRKTLSDLIRKTVFTASDNNARYILNGLLVTLYAKDKKPFLRFVGTDGHRLAVIERPLDGGTVRGLPQELTAVIPKKAATEIKKLLEENEEGPELGVSKNQMIFKRGGLLLLARLMEGSYPNYQQVIPTENEKRAAVKRTELEGALRRVSILSREKTSAIKLALEPGTLTLSSSNPDMGEAKETIGAKFNQEGVTTGFNARYLLDALSAIDAEEAVLEFKDALSPCIIRQADDPDYLCVVMPMRV comes from the coding sequence ATGAAGCTCAAAATTTCTCGGAGTGAATTATTGACCGGCTTCCAACGCGTTCAAGGCGTGGTTGAAAAGCGAAATACCATGCCGATCCTTTCAAACATGCTCTTTGAGGCGAAAGGGGACCGGGTCATTTTATTCGCAACCGACCTCGAGATCGGCATTCGGGGAACCTACAAAGCCGAGGTATCGCAGCCCGGCGGGGTAACCGTTTCGGCCAGGAAGTTGTATGAGATCATTCGCGAACTGCCGGACGGCATGGTCACGATCTCTTCGAAAGAGGATCACGCCGTTCAGATCGAGGCTGGAAAGAGCGAGTTCAAAGTGTTGGGACTGCCGCCCCAGGAATTTCCGGCCATGCCGACGGTCGAATCGGAACCGCTCATGGCCGTCGACCGCAAGACGCTTTCCGATTTGATTCGCAAGACCGTTTTTACCGCCAGCGACAACAACGCCCGTTATATTCTCAACGGGTTACTGGTCACCCTCTATGCAAAGGACAAGAAACCTTTCCTGCGATTTGTCGGAACCGACGGCCACCGTTTGGCGGTGATCGAGAGGCCGTTGGACGGTGGAACGGTGCGGGGACTTCCCCAAGAGCTGACCGCCGTCATTCCAAAGAAGGCCGCGACGGAAATAAAGAAATTGTTGGAGGAGAATGAAGAAGGACCGGAACTCGGCGTGAGTAAAAATCAAATGATCTTTAAGCGGGGAGGCCTCCTTTTGCTTGCCCGACTCATGGAAGGCAGCTACCCCAATTACCAGCAAGTGATTCCCACAGAAAATGAGAAGCGCGCCGCGGTTAAAAGGACCGAGCTCGAGGGCGCGCTGCGCCGAGTGTCCATCCTTTCTCGCGAGAAAACGAGTGCGATCAAGCTGGCCCTGGAGCCGGGTACGCTTACGTTGTCTTCCAGCAATCCGGACATGGGGGAAGCGAAAGAAACGATCGGGGCCAAGTTCAACCAAGAAGGGGTCACAACGGGTTTTAACGCCCGATATCTTTTGGACGCCCTCTCGGCGATCGATGCGGAAGAGGCCGTTTTGGAGTTTAAGGATGCACTGAGTCCCTGCATCATCCGTCAAGCGGATGACCCGGATTACTTATGCGTGGTCATGCCGATGCGGGTTTGA
- the yidD gene encoding membrane protein insertion efficiency factor YidD — protein MKHVLIGMIKCYKWTVSPFLPRACRFTPTCSCYAMESLQRHGMVKGLLYTVVRILKCQPFHPGGYDPVK, from the coding sequence ATGAAACACGTGTTGATCGGGATGATCAAGTGCTACAAATGGACGGTCTCCCCGTTTTTGCCGAGAGCGTGCCGATTCACGCCGACCTGCTCCTGTTATGCCATGGAGTCGCTGCAACGGCACGGAATGGTCAAGGGCCTTCTGTACACCGTTGTACGAATATTGAAATGCCAGCCGTTTCACCCCGGCGGGTACGATCCCGTCAAATAA